One part of the Truepera radiovictrix DSM 17093 genome encodes these proteins:
- a CDS encoding DUF4112 domain-containing protein has protein sequence MTAAQYGSYAYTGARAGARIDYTRELRDLRHFAHLLDEAIRLPVINYRIGLEPLLGLVPIIGDVSGFALSCYIIFKAARLGLPRRLVARMVFNAFLNSFVGSIPLIGDLFDFFWKVNKRNMRLVERYLAAHA, from the coding sequence ATGACAGCAGCCCAATACGGAAGCTACGCCTACACCGGTGCCCGCGCGGGCGCGCGCATCGACTACACCCGCGAGCTGCGCGACCTGCGCCACTTCGCGCACCTTCTAGACGAGGCGATCCGCTTGCCCGTCATCAACTACCGGATCGGCTTAGAGCCCCTTTTGGGGCTCGTCCCCATCATCGGCGACGTCAGCGGCTTCGCCCTGTCGTGCTACATCATCTTCAAAGCGGCGCGTTTGGGGCTACCCCGGCGCCTGGTCGCGCGCATGGTCTTTAACGCCTTTCTGAACTCCTTCGTCGGCAGCATTCCGCTGATCGGCGACCTCTTCGACTTTTTCTGGAAGGTCAACAAGCGCAACATGCGCCTCGTCGAGCGTTACCTCGCGGCGCACGCCTGA
- a CDS encoding NUDIX hydrolase, which translates to MARREFVVAAAILLDAKGRVLLVGNDWQGFGNVRYTLPGGVVERGESTLDALAREVKEETGLVIKRVEHLAYSVHVEDVRRNDRALSFAFVASYDGLLNPRDPDGFIVEARFFPVEEVERLIPIPPIREPLANYLRDGKTGRFYSYAGWDGRGGKSV; encoded by the coding sequence GTGGCGCGGCGTGAGTTCGTCGTTGCCGCCGCGATCTTGCTCGATGCAAAGGGTCGGGTGCTGTTGGTGGGCAACGACTGGCAGGGGTTCGGCAACGTCCGCTACACCCTTCCGGGTGGGGTGGTCGAGCGGGGGGAAAGCACGCTAGACGCGCTCGCACGGGAGGTCAAAGAGGAGACCGGCCTGGTGATTAAGCGCGTCGAACACCTCGCGTACTCGGTGCACGTCGAGGACGTCAGGCGTAACGACCGCGCGCTGTCGTTCGCTTTCGTCGCCTCCTACGACGGCCTCTTAAACCCCAGAGACCCGGACGGCTTCATCGTCGAAGCGCGCTTTTTTCCGGTCGAGGAGGTTGAGCGGCTGATCCCCATCCCGCCCATTCGCGAACCGCTCGCCAACTACCTGCGAGATGGTAAAACAGGGCGGTTCTACTCGTATGCCGGGTGGGACGGACGAGGGGGTAAAAGCGTATGA